CTCTGCATCTCCGACCAGCCTGGTTGCTGTGTAGCAAAACTAGCCACCTGGGATGGCGGCAAAGGGCTTCGCATCTTCAGCCGATGTGGTTCTTGCCAccttgggactaaggaccagtaATGAACTGTCCACTTACTAAGAAGAGATGGTGTCACAAAAAGTCCTACAGGACTTTTCACAACTGGGATTCCTGGACCTCTTCGACTTCTTTTCTGTGAAACACTCGTCAGAATTAGGAGGGGAACAGGAAAATAGCTTCGCATGACAACGTATCCTTACTCTCAATTGCTTAGGGGCTTAGCGTTCTGTCCTTAAGGACCAATCACTTAATACTGTTTGGGTGCAAACAGTGAATAAAATACTTTTGCACAAGTTTCATCTTGCTGAATGATCTGATAAGTACTAGTTGGTGAGAAAACTCTGTAGGGGTTCTAAAAGAAACTGCGGTAGCTGTTAGCTCCAAAGCTCATGATTGCTAACCGAACCCCACAGGTACTGGTTGGCATGTGAACTCCGTCAGCTACTCTCCGTAACAGTACGAGGAGCAGTGTAAACGATACCCCAATTGGCCTACCTTACGGTACTCAAGATCGGTCCATTTAGGACTGTTCACCATTTTCACACCAGGCCCATGATCACTAACCTGAAGGTTATGGCTGTCGGATGACTTCTGTAGACAACAGAGCAAAGACCATGGCAAGGAACAGTCCTACATATTGCAAAAGGAAAAAGATACACTACAACCTTACCCTGGTCTATAATGCAGAAGACAGCTCACCTGCTCCTGGTGTAACACAGGTAACTGTAACAGCAGATCACCCTCGCTTGACTGAGGTTAAAGGTACCAGTTAGCAAGTGAGTACCATAACTCCCAAAACTCCTTTGATGACATCCTCTCAATGTTTCCTCGAAAATTCCTTCCCCTTTGGAAATTCACCAGCCAGTCTGTGAACAGATTGGAGCAACCCCTTGCTGAGATAAACAAGCACTGGCTTGTCTCCTTAAGAGATGGTTTCTGGCTCTCGTGCCTTTGAGGCTAAACGCTTGAGGATGATCATTTAGCAAAAATGGTGCTTCTACGAGTGCTATGATGAAACCTGAGAAATTACATATTCCAAGCCCATTCATGCGAATGAGTTGGAAGACCTTGGCGTCTGGGAATCTGTAGGGGTGCAGGAAGAATCCCTTATCCTGGACAGATTTCTGGGTGTGGGAAAATCTAGGCTATGGAATAGTTTCTGCTCGTCTGGAGATCTGGCATTAAAAGATTTCTGGTTTTGGAGGACTGGGAGGGAACAGGTAATAGGCTTAAGAGTTCCCTGGCGTCTCGAAAGTAACGATCATGCAAAGAATGAATGCAAGTTCTGATTGGTGTGGTTCTCGATCGTGTGTCGCAACACATCCAATGGGAAATGGCAATTGGGGAAAACAAGAACACCTATCGTGCCAGGAAATAACCCACTAGAAAGGTCCCATGAAGACGAAACACTAAGGAAAATAAGACGAGGAAACTTCTGCGATCATGAAGGGAAGATCTCATAGCCAGTACAAGTGATGAGATCGACCACAAATTAATTTACCAGCGGCATTGTGCACTAAAAAGCTGGAACGAAGCAGATCCCGTAAGATCTGTGACCCATACGTCACTGAACAACGGGCATAAAGTGTCTGATCATGTGGTGTCTGACAAGCAAGGAGATGACTAATCTTGTGGTTGATCATCTGTGTACCTGATTATACAGGTGAAACTCATGCGAGTGGAAGTTAATGTGCGTGGACGATGGGCTCATGAAGACAAATCTTATGGAAAGGTACCACATGGAAAGCTGTCTCAAAGAGAAGCTGTGTGTTTATAGGGAGGGAAAACATCAATCCGAAGTTACTGTTCCAATTGGACCAGTCGTCTTCGTAGCTATTATTGTCATGCCATCCAAACATTCATGAGAAAGAAGAGAACGAGGGCAACAGCCCACGTCCCAGTCAGCAGCGTTTGTCCATGGTCCCATACGAGACCAAAAGAAGGCTTGTGCAAACCTGTGCCTCCCAACTAAACATACTTTCGGGGAAGATTAGTAAGCTCTCCCCAAAGCATACGAGGCCAGAACATACTAGGACTTCCCAAGTAGATTCTATACCAGTCAGTACTGTCCCTCCAGTGCATATGGCGGAGAGACTGGTCAGGAGAGATTCTTCGGGGCAGCTTTTGCAATGGTATAACTGAAACATCTCGGGAACATTCTCCCGAGGTAAGAGAGGATCGAAGGCAACTTATAGGCTCATCTCTCGTATAAGACCTGATACTGGCAGAAGTACCTTGTACTGAAACACATTCCAGCTAGGAGGGTTGGGTTTTGGTGAACAAGATTCAAACAATAGCAGAACTGTGAGAAGGAAGGACAGCTCCTTTGAATACTGATCAGCAGTACGTGTGCTCATCTCGTACGAGAGCTGTGAATAACGATGTTTCTTCTTCATCCCGTTCCAGGACTGAGGATAGGTAAAAGGCGAGTAAAAATCCATACCAAATACCGACACTTCCCTATTAATGTGTGCGCTGGGGTTTCTTCCCACTATAGGACAACTCTCGGCACTCACTCAAGAAGGGAGGTTCCTGGTCCCCAGAAACGGTAGGCGTGACTTGTATTGATATGACTTCCCGGACTTCGATGAAGCCTCCTTCGGAAGTTGCAGAGAAGACTCTAACAAAGTTCAGGCAGGGTAAGGGGGGAGAACTTGAAGTTTGTCTTCTATGGAGGCTTACAGGTTGATGGGGAAAGATGGGGAAAGAGACCGTAACAACACGACCAAGAGATAAGTTCTTGATGCCTTCCAAGACCAGCAGACACTGAAGGAAAGAACAAGGATGTGTCCCTTCCCCTTTAGACTAGCCACCAACAGAACTCTCATTCTGACTAAGCATCAGTGATGTCTATGGAAAAGCAGCTTCCTTAGGTTCATATTGCCATTATACGCCCACATATACGAGGGATAGAACAGCAACAGACATGCCACCCAACTCGAATAAATACATTGAATGATGACAGGTAGCACAGAAAACCATCACACAATTACAGTTATCATTAAACACTGCATATCCTTGGCTTATTCTATTGACAAATCCCTCGAACAAAAAGATCTGAAAGAACATTTATTCAGtctgaaaggaaaaacaaaagagTAAATCAGACAGGTGAGAACATCGAGAAGCATGTCTGCACTGTCTGACGGCCAAGTCAAAGTGAAGGCTACTCTACCGGGCGAGTGGGCGGAGCCTACCCACCACAAGCCAGCTTATTCTACCACATACAGTAGTTGAAAGTTCAAGTGGCTGTCTCAGCTTCACTGAAGTCGTACTCATACCCATATTAAATTGAAGTCATACTTAAACCCCTATTAAACTGAAGTCCTAATCATACCCATATTAAACTGAAGTCCTAATCATACCTGTACTAAACTGAAGTCATACTAAAACACACATCAAACTGAAGTCCCGCTCATACCTGTATTAATCGATGAGTTTGTATTCGAGTAAGAACAAATAAAGCACAGCATTGTTCTGTATCTAGATAATAAACAAAAGATACAAACCTTTTTGTGGCTCAAATTCTTCTTTGTCAACTCTGCCTTGAGGCTCTGCAATGACGCGACGGCGTCTTGTTTGACCCAAACTCCGTCGTAGAAAGTCAGAGAGCGGTCGTTAGCGTAGGAGTTCTTGGGTCCTTTCTTCTCAGAGTCTCCAGGAGCGTTCGGGGGCTTCTTCAAGACTTTCTTGGACTGTTGCTTGAAggcttccttcctcttcttccttagaTTCTTGAACTTCTGGATCTTAGATggattacttttcttcttcttcctatacCCCATTCTGCTTCTTCTTCGAGTTTGACCTGGAAAGAAATGATTAGTAAGATTGGATGTTCATTTCTCTTTCCAATATCAAATAAAATACTCGTGATTATGTTTAAAGAGTTGATTGAAAGAGGGTTTTACTATGATAGATAAGAGGATCCCTTTCATTAGGATATTTATTATTTCTACATAACTAACCTACCTTCACTGGTAAGAGTTCTTTGGTGCATTTGACAACAAAGGCTTGTGTGTACCAACCACAATATCAGCTTGCATTTGATAAAGGTCAAGTTTAGAAAGCTGTCCTCCCAAAAACATAATCACAGAAACCATATCAGTTGCCTTAACAAGGATGTAAGAACTGAAGGGAAAATTCACAGAACTCTTGTCCGGAAATCACGTAGCTATTATGAAGTGTCCACCCTGTAATCGGCAGTTCTTTCAAGTAGAGCATTTAATTGCGTAGAGCACTAATTGAAGAATGTGTTCCAACAGGAGAGTACAGGTGCACACGGACAGCAGAATGCACCTTAACCAAAGGGGAAGCATACAAGATTATATAGGTAAAAAGTAAAGGATGAGGATACATAAGCACGTCCTTCTCCATGAACGAGCATTCTGGTTAACGAGAACAGCCATATTCACTTTTTACTTCTCCTTTAATGGCACTGGGGGAGACTTCTCCTGTTGGCTGTTTGATCCGTAGGGCATGTAAAATTCCCTTTTTCATTGAAGGTTGCAgattttttcataatgataataatgatacagtagtataccAAAGAAGGGGCGGACATTACAAAAACCCTGTCAGAGACTCCACATAGGAAGTGGAGGTGAATGTAATCGCATAAGGAACAACTGAAAATCAATAATGAATCTCATTTTCAGAGGCCTGAATTACCGGGAGGCACTGTTTCTACACAAACCTCAGAATAAGGAAAGAGAACAAGAACAATTTGGGGGTCATCAAGAAGCTGAAAGGACTAGAGGAGCCGTTCACATTCGTTTTCATGATGCAtaagacttaacccttttacccccaaaggacgtactggtacgtttcacaaaactcatccctttacccccatggacgtaccggtacgtccttgcaaataaatgctataaaaatttattttttcatattttcaataattttttgagaaaaatgttatttttattagtaaaataaatttttgaatatacttacccgataatcatgtagctgtcaactccgttgcccgacagaattctatggagggatacgccagctatcacaatactagaagggggtgtatttaccagcgccacctgtggccaggtactcaagtacttcttgttgacacctcctcaattattcctcggtccactggttctctatggggaggaagggagggtcgattaaatcatgattatcgggtaagtatattcaaaaatttattttactaataaaaataacatttttcaatattaaacttacccgataatcatgtagctgattcacacccaggggggtgggtgaaaaaccagtgtacaagactaaaggatagctaagtatcccgtatttcatataatcagttatccacaataacaatgaaataataagtacctggtaaggaagtcgacttgaaccgttactctgcctttaataagatcgtcttccttactgagcgcagcgttcctcttgggaggctgaatcaactcaaaggtgctaaagtatacagggctgcaacccatactaaaggacctcatcacaacctttaacctcggcgcttctcaagaaagaattgaccacccgccaaatcaacaaggatgtggaaggcttcttagccgaccgtacaacccataaaaagtattcaagagaaaggttaaaaggttatgggattatgggaatgtagtggctgagccctcgcctactactgcattcgttgctacgaatggtcccagggtgtagcagtactcgtaaagagactggacatctttgagatagaatgatgcgaacactgacttgcttctccaataggttgcatccataacactctgcagagaatggttctgtttgaaggccactgaagtagccacagctcccacttcatgtgtccttaccttcagcaaagcaaggtcttcttccttcagatgagaatgtgtttctctaatcagaagcctgaatagtaagaaactgagttcttagaacttggaaaagaaggtttcttgatagcacactataaggcttctgattgtccttgtaaaggttaagacctttttagatagtacctaagagctctaactgggcaaagtact
The sequence above is drawn from the Palaemon carinicauda isolate YSFRI2023 unplaced genomic scaffold, ASM3689809v2 scaffold243, whole genome shotgun sequence genome and encodes:
- the LOC137636164 gene encoding uncharacterized protein, which encodes MGYRKKKKSNPSKIQKFKNLRKKRKEAFKQQSKKVLKKPPNAPGDSEKKGPKNSYANDRSLTFYDGVWVKQDAVASLQSLKAELTKKNLSHKKVKLIMMKAKRKANRKVQTENTLRTTENKPKKKKEEKTEDKEEEKTEDKEEEEMEDKDGDVVME